From the genome of Carassius gibelio isolate Cgi1373 ecotype wild population from Czech Republic chromosome A16, carGib1.2-hapl.c, whole genome shotgun sequence, one region includes:
- the LOC128030408 gene encoding chondroitin sulfate proteoglycan 5-like isoform X4: MNRKEMRSCLRCWSVPMLSVLLLVFLTPLFAHGNSVVGNETEVDSAVNVTSLSTGDKKEKIEEVSHFTNLSNSLDLTRTGKKFRDEEAGSGLLEEASSPTPGTPTSSEGATTTVASPDNNFDSAENELLPVDTSFAKEHVTSIKDEEEQKTEEEEEVRQQVSTLSSWQDAKGDIETTVFDLDHETSPTTPSPTHSPSPPDVTVDFFDSGSHRKNLGRPTLSPHELQGRDPTSWSMPENYDYTTPYDDGVPPTADDYPYSSTTDSYDDDISTTRLPSNTVFKFPKGATVVEGPQAPPGVVDPVSGSECRQGFVRTNGSCKSPCDLQPNYCLNGGQCYVMEGTQMFCRCNIQDYMWHKGARCESVITEFQVMCITIGASSLMVLLLFMIVVCFAKKLHVLKTENNKLRKRSKYRPSSEHHNDNFSLSTIAEGSHPNVRKLCDTPPNLPHARALAYYDNIICQDDPNAQNKLEDPVKSPPPKEDESLNIQNSLTPKHENHKVLGEDDSSEVNSLQNNMM; this comes from the exons ATGAACCGAAAAGAGATGAGGTCGTGTTTGAGATGCTGGAGCGTGCCGATGCTCTCTGTCCTTCTGCTTGTCTTCTTGACACCGCTGTTTGCACATG GTAACTCTGTGGTGGGAAATGAAACTGAAGTAGATAGTGCTGTTAATGTGACCTCCTTGTCTACCGGGGATAAGAAGGAGAAGATAGAGGAGGTGTCACATTTCACCAACTTGTCCAACTCCTTAGACCTCACTCGCACCGGAAAAAAGTTTAGAGATGAAGAAGCAGGCAGTGGCTTGCTGGAAGAGGCCTCCTCGCCAACCCCTGGAACTCCAACTTCCAGTGAGGGAGCCACAACTACTGTGGCAAGCCCAGATAACAACTTCGACTCTGCAGAAAATGAACTCTTGCCTGTCGATACCTCCTTCGCGAAGGAGCATGTTACCTCCATCAAGGATGAAGAAGAACAGAAaacagaagaggaagaggaagtgagACAGCAAGTGTCTACACTGTCATCCTGGCAGGATGCTAAAGGAGACATAGAGACCACTGTGTTTGACCTCGACCATGAGACCTCTCCCACAACCCCATCCCCAACTCATTCCCCTTCCCCGCCTGACGTCACTGTAGATTTCTTCGACTCTGGATCCCACCGCAAGAACCTTGGCCGACCGACTCTTTCCCCCCATGAGCTTCAGGGCCGTGACCCCACCTCCTGGTCCATGCCCGAGAACTATGACTACACGACCCCCTATGATGACGGTGTGCCTCCCACTGCTGATGATTACCCCTACAGCAGCACTACTGACTCTTACGATGATGACATCTCCACTACTCGATTGCCCTCGAACACCGTTTTCAAGTTCCCCAAAGGAGCCACTGTGGTCGAAGGCCCCCAGGCTCCCCCCGGTGTGGTCGACCCAGTCAGTGGCTCAGAGTGTCGTCAGGGCTTTGTCCGCACCAATGGCTCCTGCAAGTCCCCATGTGACCTGCAGCCCAACTACTGCCTTAATGGGGGCCAGTGCTATGTTATGGAAGGAACCCAAATGTTCTGCAG GTGCAACATCCAGGACTACATGTGGCACAAGGGTGCCCGCTGCGAGTCAGTCATCACGGAGTTCCAGGTGATGTGCATCACCATCGGGGCCTCCTCTCTCATGGTGCTCCTGCTCTTCATGATCGTCGTTTGCTTTGCCAAGAAGCTGCATGTGCTCAAGACAGAGAATAACAAGTTGCGCAAGCGCAG TAAGTACCGTCCTTCCTCGGAGCACCACAATGATAATTTCTCGTTGTCCACCATCGCTGAGGGCTCCCATCCAAATGTAAGGAAACTTTGCGACACCCCTCCTAACCTCCCTCATGCCCGTGCTTTGGCTTACTATGATAACATTATCTGTCAG GATGATCCTAATGCCCAGAACAAGCTGGAGGACCCCGTGAAGTCCCCCCCACCCAAAGAGGACGAGTCGCTGAACATCCAGAACTCGCTCACCCCTAAGCACGAGAACCATAAGGTGCTGGGCGAGGACGACTCTTCGGAGGTAAACTCGCTGCAGAACAACATGATGTAG
- the LOC128030408 gene encoding chondroitin sulfate proteoglycan 5-like isoform X6, with the protein MNRKEMRSCLRCWSVPMLSVLLLVFLTPLFAHGNSVVGNETEVDSAVNVTSLSTGDKKEKIEEVSHFTNLSNSLDLTRTGKKFRDEEAGSGLLEEASSPTPGTPTSSEGATTTVASPDNNFDSAENELLPVDTSFAKEHVTSIKDEEEQKTEEEEEVRQQVSTLSSWQDAKGDIETTVFDLDHETSPTTPSPTHSPSPPDVTVDFFDSGSHRKNLGRPTLSPHELQGRDPTSWSMPENYDYTTPYDDGVPPTADDYPYSSTTDSYDDDISTTRLPSNTVFKFPKGATVVEGPQAPPGVVDPVSGSECRQGFVRTNGSCKSPCDLQPNYCLNGGQCYVMEGTQMFCRCNIQDYMWHKGARCESVITEFQVMCITIGASSLMVLLLFMIVVCFAKKLHVLKTENNKLRKRSKYRPSSEHHNDNFSLSTIAEGSHPNKTMSRYTWECKTKEEPNCEDDPNAQNKLEDPVKSPPPKEDESLNIQNSLTPKHENHKVLGEDDSSEVNSLQNNMM; encoded by the exons ATGAACCGAAAAGAGATGAGGTCGTGTTTGAGATGCTGGAGCGTGCCGATGCTCTCTGTCCTTCTGCTTGTCTTCTTGACACCGCTGTTTGCACATG GTAACTCTGTGGTGGGAAATGAAACTGAAGTAGATAGTGCTGTTAATGTGACCTCCTTGTCTACCGGGGATAAGAAGGAGAAGATAGAGGAGGTGTCACATTTCACCAACTTGTCCAACTCCTTAGACCTCACTCGCACCGGAAAAAAGTTTAGAGATGAAGAAGCAGGCAGTGGCTTGCTGGAAGAGGCCTCCTCGCCAACCCCTGGAACTCCAACTTCCAGTGAGGGAGCCACAACTACTGTGGCAAGCCCAGATAACAACTTCGACTCTGCAGAAAATGAACTCTTGCCTGTCGATACCTCCTTCGCGAAGGAGCATGTTACCTCCATCAAGGATGAAGAAGAACAGAAaacagaagaggaagaggaagtgagACAGCAAGTGTCTACACTGTCATCCTGGCAGGATGCTAAAGGAGACATAGAGACCACTGTGTTTGACCTCGACCATGAGACCTCTCCCACAACCCCATCCCCAACTCATTCCCCTTCCCCGCCTGACGTCACTGTAGATTTCTTCGACTCTGGATCCCACCGCAAGAACCTTGGCCGACCGACTCTTTCCCCCCATGAGCTTCAGGGCCGTGACCCCACCTCCTGGTCCATGCCCGAGAACTATGACTACACGACCCCCTATGATGACGGTGTGCCTCCCACTGCTGATGATTACCCCTACAGCAGCACTACTGACTCTTACGATGATGACATCTCCACTACTCGATTGCCCTCGAACACCGTTTTCAAGTTCCCCAAAGGAGCCACTGTGGTCGAAGGCCCCCAGGCTCCCCCCGGTGTGGTCGACCCAGTCAGTGGCTCAGAGTGTCGTCAGGGCTTTGTCCGCACCAATGGCTCCTGCAAGTCCCCATGTGACCTGCAGCCCAACTACTGCCTTAATGGGGGCCAGTGCTATGTTATGGAAGGAACCCAAATGTTCTGCAG GTGCAACATCCAGGACTACATGTGGCACAAGGGTGCCCGCTGCGAGTCAGTCATCACGGAGTTCCAGGTGATGTGCATCACCATCGGGGCCTCCTCTCTCATGGTGCTCCTGCTCTTCATGATCGTCGTTTGCTTTGCCAAGAAGCTGCATGTGCTCAAGACAGAGAATAACAAGTTGCGCAAGCGCAG TAAGTACCGTCCTTCCTCGGAGCACCACAATGATAATTTCTCGTTGTCCACCATCGCTGAGGGCTCCCATCCAAAT AAAACCATGAGCAGATACACCTGGGAGTGTAAGACCAAAGAGGAGCCCAACTGTGAG GATGATCCTAATGCCCAGAACAAGCTGGAGGACCCCGTGAAGTCCCCCCCACCCAAAGAGGACGAGTCGCTGAACATCCAGAACTCGCTCACCCCTAAGCACGAGAACCATAAGGTGCTGGGCGAGGACGACTCTTCGGAGGTAAACTCGCTGCAGAACAACATGATGTAG
- the LOC128030408 gene encoding chondroitin sulfate proteoglycan 5-like isoform X9 — MNRKEMRSCLRCWSVPMLSVLLLVFLTPLFAHGNSVVGNETEVDSAVNVTSLSTGDKKEKIEEVSHFTNLSNSLDLTRTGKKFRDEEAGSGLLEEASSPTPGTPTSSEGATTTVASPDNNFDSAENELLPVDTSFAKEHVTSIKDEEEQKTEEEEEVRQQVSTLSSWQDAKGDIETTVFDLDHETSPTTPSPTHSPSPPDVTVDFFDSGSHRKNLGRPTLSPHELQGRDPTSWSMPENYDYTTPYDDGVPPTADDYPYSSTTDSYDDDISTTRLPSNTVFKFPKGATVVEGPQAPPGVVDPVSGSECRQGFVRTNGSCKSPCDLQPNYCLNGGQCYVMEGTQMFCRCNIQDYMWHKGARCESVITEFQVMCITIGASSLMVLLLFMIVVCFAKKLHVLKTENNKLRKRSKYRPSSEHHNDNFSLSTIAEGSHPNDDPNAQNKLEDPVKSPPPKEDESLNIQNSLTPKHENHKVLGEDDSSEVNSLQNNMM, encoded by the exons ATGAACCGAAAAGAGATGAGGTCGTGTTTGAGATGCTGGAGCGTGCCGATGCTCTCTGTCCTTCTGCTTGTCTTCTTGACACCGCTGTTTGCACATG GTAACTCTGTGGTGGGAAATGAAACTGAAGTAGATAGTGCTGTTAATGTGACCTCCTTGTCTACCGGGGATAAGAAGGAGAAGATAGAGGAGGTGTCACATTTCACCAACTTGTCCAACTCCTTAGACCTCACTCGCACCGGAAAAAAGTTTAGAGATGAAGAAGCAGGCAGTGGCTTGCTGGAAGAGGCCTCCTCGCCAACCCCTGGAACTCCAACTTCCAGTGAGGGAGCCACAACTACTGTGGCAAGCCCAGATAACAACTTCGACTCTGCAGAAAATGAACTCTTGCCTGTCGATACCTCCTTCGCGAAGGAGCATGTTACCTCCATCAAGGATGAAGAAGAACAGAAaacagaagaggaagaggaagtgagACAGCAAGTGTCTACACTGTCATCCTGGCAGGATGCTAAAGGAGACATAGAGACCACTGTGTTTGACCTCGACCATGAGACCTCTCCCACAACCCCATCCCCAACTCATTCCCCTTCCCCGCCTGACGTCACTGTAGATTTCTTCGACTCTGGATCCCACCGCAAGAACCTTGGCCGACCGACTCTTTCCCCCCATGAGCTTCAGGGCCGTGACCCCACCTCCTGGTCCATGCCCGAGAACTATGACTACACGACCCCCTATGATGACGGTGTGCCTCCCACTGCTGATGATTACCCCTACAGCAGCACTACTGACTCTTACGATGATGACATCTCCACTACTCGATTGCCCTCGAACACCGTTTTCAAGTTCCCCAAAGGAGCCACTGTGGTCGAAGGCCCCCAGGCTCCCCCCGGTGTGGTCGACCCAGTCAGTGGCTCAGAGTGTCGTCAGGGCTTTGTCCGCACCAATGGCTCCTGCAAGTCCCCATGTGACCTGCAGCCCAACTACTGCCTTAATGGGGGCCAGTGCTATGTTATGGAAGGAACCCAAATGTTCTGCAG GTGCAACATCCAGGACTACATGTGGCACAAGGGTGCCCGCTGCGAGTCAGTCATCACGGAGTTCCAGGTGATGTGCATCACCATCGGGGCCTCCTCTCTCATGGTGCTCCTGCTCTTCATGATCGTCGTTTGCTTTGCCAAGAAGCTGCATGTGCTCAAGACAGAGAATAACAAGTTGCGCAAGCGCAG TAAGTACCGTCCTTCCTCGGAGCACCACAATGATAATTTCTCGTTGTCCACCATCGCTGAGGGCTCCCATCCAAAT GATGATCCTAATGCCCAGAACAAGCTGGAGGACCCCGTGAAGTCCCCCCCACCCAAAGAGGACGAGTCGCTGAACATCCAGAACTCGCTCACCCCTAAGCACGAGAACCATAAGGTGCTGGGCGAGGACGACTCTTCGGAGGTAAACTCGCTGCAGAACAACATGATGTAG
- the LOC128030408 gene encoding chondroitin sulfate proteoglycan 5-like isoform X8: MNRKEMRSCLRCWSVPMLSVLLLVFLTPLFAHGNSVVGNETEVDSAVNVTSLSTGDKKEKIEEVSHFTNLSNSLDLTRTGKKFRDEEAGSGLLEEASSPTPGTPTSSEGATTTVASPDNNFDSAENELLPVDTSFAKEHVTSIKDEEEQKTEEEEEVRQQVSTLSSWQDAKGDIETTVFDLDHETSPTTPSPTHSPSPPDVTVDFFDSGSHRKNLGRPTLSPHELQGRDPTSWSMPENYDYTTPYDDGVPPTADDYPYSSTTDSYDDDISTTRLPSNTVFKFPKGATVVEGPQAPPGVVDPVSGSECRQGFVRTNGSCKSPCDLQPNYCLNGGQCYVMEGTQMFCRCNIQDYMWHKGARCESVITEFQVMCITIGASSLMVLLLFMIVVCFAKKLHVLKTENNKLRKRSSKYRPSSEHHNDNFSLSTIAEGSHPNDDPNAQNKLEDPVKSPPPKEDESLNIQNSLTPKHENHKVLGEDDSSEVNSLQNNMM; this comes from the exons ATGAACCGAAAAGAGATGAGGTCGTGTTTGAGATGCTGGAGCGTGCCGATGCTCTCTGTCCTTCTGCTTGTCTTCTTGACACCGCTGTTTGCACATG GTAACTCTGTGGTGGGAAATGAAACTGAAGTAGATAGTGCTGTTAATGTGACCTCCTTGTCTACCGGGGATAAGAAGGAGAAGATAGAGGAGGTGTCACATTTCACCAACTTGTCCAACTCCTTAGACCTCACTCGCACCGGAAAAAAGTTTAGAGATGAAGAAGCAGGCAGTGGCTTGCTGGAAGAGGCCTCCTCGCCAACCCCTGGAACTCCAACTTCCAGTGAGGGAGCCACAACTACTGTGGCAAGCCCAGATAACAACTTCGACTCTGCAGAAAATGAACTCTTGCCTGTCGATACCTCCTTCGCGAAGGAGCATGTTACCTCCATCAAGGATGAAGAAGAACAGAAaacagaagaggaagaggaagtgagACAGCAAGTGTCTACACTGTCATCCTGGCAGGATGCTAAAGGAGACATAGAGACCACTGTGTTTGACCTCGACCATGAGACCTCTCCCACAACCCCATCCCCAACTCATTCCCCTTCCCCGCCTGACGTCACTGTAGATTTCTTCGACTCTGGATCCCACCGCAAGAACCTTGGCCGACCGACTCTTTCCCCCCATGAGCTTCAGGGCCGTGACCCCACCTCCTGGTCCATGCCCGAGAACTATGACTACACGACCCCCTATGATGACGGTGTGCCTCCCACTGCTGATGATTACCCCTACAGCAGCACTACTGACTCTTACGATGATGACATCTCCACTACTCGATTGCCCTCGAACACCGTTTTCAAGTTCCCCAAAGGAGCCACTGTGGTCGAAGGCCCCCAGGCTCCCCCCGGTGTGGTCGACCCAGTCAGTGGCTCAGAGTGTCGTCAGGGCTTTGTCCGCACCAATGGCTCCTGCAAGTCCCCATGTGACCTGCAGCCCAACTACTGCCTTAATGGGGGCCAGTGCTATGTTATGGAAGGAACCCAAATGTTCTGCAG GTGCAACATCCAGGACTACATGTGGCACAAGGGTGCCCGCTGCGAGTCAGTCATCACGGAGTTCCAGGTGATGTGCATCACCATCGGGGCCTCCTCTCTCATGGTGCTCCTGCTCTTCATGATCGTCGTTTGCTTTGCCAAGAAGCTGCATGTGCTCAAGACAGAGAATAACAAGTTGCGCAAGCGCAG CAGTAAGTACCGTCCTTCCTCGGAGCACCACAATGATAATTTCTCGTTGTCCACCATCGCTGAGGGCTCCCATCCAAAT GATGATCCTAATGCCCAGAACAAGCTGGAGGACCCCGTGAAGTCCCCCCCACCCAAAGAGGACGAGTCGCTGAACATCCAGAACTCGCTCACCCCTAAGCACGAGAACCATAAGGTGCTGGGCGAGGACGACTCTTCGGAGGTAAACTCGCTGCAGAACAACATGATGTAG
- the LOC128030408 gene encoding chondroitin sulfate proteoglycan 5-like isoform X1 — MNRKEMRSCLRCWSVPMLSVLLLVFLTPLFAHGNSVVGNETEVDSAVNVTSLSTGDKKEKIEEVSHFTNLSNSLDLTRTGKKFRDEEAGSGLLEEASSPTPGTPTSSEGATTTVASPDNNFDSAENELLPVDTSFAKEHVTSIKDEEEQKTEEEEEVRQQVSTLSSWQDAKGDIETTVFDLDHETSPTTPSPTHSPSPPDVTVDFFDSGSHRKNLGRPTLSPHELQGRDPTSWSMPENYDYTTPYDDGVPPTADDYPYSSTTDSYDDDISTTRLPSNTVFKFPKGATVVEGPQAPPGVVDPVSGSECRQGFVRTNGSCKSPCDLQPNYCLNGGQCYVMEGTQMFCRCNIQDYMWHKGARCESVITEFQVMCITIGASSLMVLLLFMIVVCFAKKLHVLKTENNKLRKRSSKYRPSSEHHNDNFSLSTIAEGSHPNVRKLCDTPPNLPHARALAYYDNIICQKTMSRYTWECKTKEEPNCEDDPNAQNKLEDPVKSPPPKEDESLNIQNSLTPKHENHKVLGEDDSSEVNSLQNNMM; from the exons ATGAACCGAAAAGAGATGAGGTCGTGTTTGAGATGCTGGAGCGTGCCGATGCTCTCTGTCCTTCTGCTTGTCTTCTTGACACCGCTGTTTGCACATG GTAACTCTGTGGTGGGAAATGAAACTGAAGTAGATAGTGCTGTTAATGTGACCTCCTTGTCTACCGGGGATAAGAAGGAGAAGATAGAGGAGGTGTCACATTTCACCAACTTGTCCAACTCCTTAGACCTCACTCGCACCGGAAAAAAGTTTAGAGATGAAGAAGCAGGCAGTGGCTTGCTGGAAGAGGCCTCCTCGCCAACCCCTGGAACTCCAACTTCCAGTGAGGGAGCCACAACTACTGTGGCAAGCCCAGATAACAACTTCGACTCTGCAGAAAATGAACTCTTGCCTGTCGATACCTCCTTCGCGAAGGAGCATGTTACCTCCATCAAGGATGAAGAAGAACAGAAaacagaagaggaagaggaagtgagACAGCAAGTGTCTACACTGTCATCCTGGCAGGATGCTAAAGGAGACATAGAGACCACTGTGTTTGACCTCGACCATGAGACCTCTCCCACAACCCCATCCCCAACTCATTCCCCTTCCCCGCCTGACGTCACTGTAGATTTCTTCGACTCTGGATCCCACCGCAAGAACCTTGGCCGACCGACTCTTTCCCCCCATGAGCTTCAGGGCCGTGACCCCACCTCCTGGTCCATGCCCGAGAACTATGACTACACGACCCCCTATGATGACGGTGTGCCTCCCACTGCTGATGATTACCCCTACAGCAGCACTACTGACTCTTACGATGATGACATCTCCACTACTCGATTGCCCTCGAACACCGTTTTCAAGTTCCCCAAAGGAGCCACTGTGGTCGAAGGCCCCCAGGCTCCCCCCGGTGTGGTCGACCCAGTCAGTGGCTCAGAGTGTCGTCAGGGCTTTGTCCGCACCAATGGCTCCTGCAAGTCCCCATGTGACCTGCAGCCCAACTACTGCCTTAATGGGGGCCAGTGCTATGTTATGGAAGGAACCCAAATGTTCTGCAG GTGCAACATCCAGGACTACATGTGGCACAAGGGTGCCCGCTGCGAGTCAGTCATCACGGAGTTCCAGGTGATGTGCATCACCATCGGGGCCTCCTCTCTCATGGTGCTCCTGCTCTTCATGATCGTCGTTTGCTTTGCCAAGAAGCTGCATGTGCTCAAGACAGAGAATAACAAGTTGCGCAAGCGCAG CAGTAAGTACCGTCCTTCCTCGGAGCACCACAATGATAATTTCTCGTTGTCCACCATCGCTGAGGGCTCCCATCCAAATGTAAGGAAACTTTGCGACACCCCTCCTAACCTCCCTCATGCCCGTGCTTTGGCTTACTATGATAACATTATCTGTCAG AAAACCATGAGCAGATACACCTGGGAGTGTAAGACCAAAGAGGAGCCCAACTGTGAG GATGATCCTAATGCCCAGAACAAGCTGGAGGACCCCGTGAAGTCCCCCCCACCCAAAGAGGACGAGTCGCTGAACATCCAGAACTCGCTCACCCCTAAGCACGAGAACCATAAGGTGCTGGGCGAGGACGACTCTTCGGAGGTAAACTCGCTGCAGAACAACATGATGTAG
- the LOC128030408 gene encoding chondroitin sulfate proteoglycan 5-like isoform X7 produces MNRKEMRSCLRCWSVPMLSVLLLVFLTPLFAHGNSVVGNETEVDSAVNVTSLSTGDKKEKIEEVSHFTNLSNSLDLTRTGKKFRDEEAGSGLLEEASSPTPGTPTSSEGATTTVASPDNNFDSAENELLPVDTSFAKEHVTSIKDEEEQKTEEEEEVRQQVSTLSSWQDAKGDIETTVFDLDHETSPTTPSPTHSPSPPDVTVDFFDSGSHRKNLGRPTLSPHELQGRDPTSWSMPENYDYTTPYDDGVPPTADDYPYSSTTDSYDDDISTTRLPSNTVFKFPKGATVVEGPQAPPGVVDPVSGSECRQGFVRTNGSCKSPCDLQPNYCLNGGQCYVMEGTQMFCRCNIQDYMWHKGARCESVITEFQVMCITIGASSLMVLLLFMIVVCFAKKLHVLKTENNKLRKRSSKYRPSSEHHNDNFSLSTIAEGSHPNVRKLCDTPPNLPHARALAYYDNIICQKTMSRYTWECKTKEEPNCEFHADGRKDAPYPVTLEVAYPHVLPEVTI; encoded by the exons ATGAACCGAAAAGAGATGAGGTCGTGTTTGAGATGCTGGAGCGTGCCGATGCTCTCTGTCCTTCTGCTTGTCTTCTTGACACCGCTGTTTGCACATG GTAACTCTGTGGTGGGAAATGAAACTGAAGTAGATAGTGCTGTTAATGTGACCTCCTTGTCTACCGGGGATAAGAAGGAGAAGATAGAGGAGGTGTCACATTTCACCAACTTGTCCAACTCCTTAGACCTCACTCGCACCGGAAAAAAGTTTAGAGATGAAGAAGCAGGCAGTGGCTTGCTGGAAGAGGCCTCCTCGCCAACCCCTGGAACTCCAACTTCCAGTGAGGGAGCCACAACTACTGTGGCAAGCCCAGATAACAACTTCGACTCTGCAGAAAATGAACTCTTGCCTGTCGATACCTCCTTCGCGAAGGAGCATGTTACCTCCATCAAGGATGAAGAAGAACAGAAaacagaagaggaagaggaagtgagACAGCAAGTGTCTACACTGTCATCCTGGCAGGATGCTAAAGGAGACATAGAGACCACTGTGTTTGACCTCGACCATGAGACCTCTCCCACAACCCCATCCCCAACTCATTCCCCTTCCCCGCCTGACGTCACTGTAGATTTCTTCGACTCTGGATCCCACCGCAAGAACCTTGGCCGACCGACTCTTTCCCCCCATGAGCTTCAGGGCCGTGACCCCACCTCCTGGTCCATGCCCGAGAACTATGACTACACGACCCCCTATGATGACGGTGTGCCTCCCACTGCTGATGATTACCCCTACAGCAGCACTACTGACTCTTACGATGATGACATCTCCACTACTCGATTGCCCTCGAACACCGTTTTCAAGTTCCCCAAAGGAGCCACTGTGGTCGAAGGCCCCCAGGCTCCCCCCGGTGTGGTCGACCCAGTCAGTGGCTCAGAGTGTCGTCAGGGCTTTGTCCGCACCAATGGCTCCTGCAAGTCCCCATGTGACCTGCAGCCCAACTACTGCCTTAATGGGGGCCAGTGCTATGTTATGGAAGGAACCCAAATGTTCTGCAG GTGCAACATCCAGGACTACATGTGGCACAAGGGTGCCCGCTGCGAGTCAGTCATCACGGAGTTCCAGGTGATGTGCATCACCATCGGGGCCTCCTCTCTCATGGTGCTCCTGCTCTTCATGATCGTCGTTTGCTTTGCCAAGAAGCTGCATGTGCTCAAGACAGAGAATAACAAGTTGCGCAAGCGCAG CAGTAAGTACCGTCCTTCCTCGGAGCACCACAATGATAATTTCTCGTTGTCCACCATCGCTGAGGGCTCCCATCCAAATGTAAGGAAACTTTGCGACACCCCTCCTAACCTCCCTCATGCCCGTGCTTTGGCTTACTATGATAACATTATCTGTCAG AAAACCATGAGCAGATACACCTGGGAGTGTAAGACCAAAGAGGAGCCCAACTGTGAG TTTCATGCCGACGGAAGAAAGGACGCCCCCTATCCGGTAACGTTGGAGGTGGCGTATCCCCACGTCCTGCCCGAAGTTACAATCTAA
- the LOC128030408 gene encoding chondroitin sulfate proteoglycan 5-like isoform X3, with protein MNRKEMRSCLRCWSVPMLSVLLLVFLTPLFAHGNSVVGNETEVDSAVNVTSLSTGDKKEKIEEVSHFTNLSNSLDLTRTGKKFRDEEAGSGLLEEASSPTPGTPTSSEGATTTVASPDNNFDSAENELLPVDTSFAKEHVTSIKDEEEQKTEEEEEVRQQVSTLSSWQDAKGDIETTVFDLDHETSPTTPSPTHSPSPPDVTVDFFDSGSHRKNLGRPTLSPHELQGRDPTSWSMPENYDYTTPYDDGVPPTADDYPYSSTTDSYDDDISTTRLPSNTVFKFPKGATVVEGPQAPPGVVDPVSGSECRQGFVRTNGSCKSPCDLQPNYCLNGGQCYVMEGTQMFCRCNIQDYMWHKGARCESVITEFQVMCITIGASSLMVLLLFMIVVCFAKKLHVLKTENNKLRKRSSKYRPSSEHHNDNFSLSTIAEGSHPNVRKLCDTPPNLPHARALAYYDNIICQDDPNAQNKLEDPVKSPPPKEDESLNIQNSLTPKHENHKVLGEDDSSEVNSLQNNMM; from the exons ATGAACCGAAAAGAGATGAGGTCGTGTTTGAGATGCTGGAGCGTGCCGATGCTCTCTGTCCTTCTGCTTGTCTTCTTGACACCGCTGTTTGCACATG GTAACTCTGTGGTGGGAAATGAAACTGAAGTAGATAGTGCTGTTAATGTGACCTCCTTGTCTACCGGGGATAAGAAGGAGAAGATAGAGGAGGTGTCACATTTCACCAACTTGTCCAACTCCTTAGACCTCACTCGCACCGGAAAAAAGTTTAGAGATGAAGAAGCAGGCAGTGGCTTGCTGGAAGAGGCCTCCTCGCCAACCCCTGGAACTCCAACTTCCAGTGAGGGAGCCACAACTACTGTGGCAAGCCCAGATAACAACTTCGACTCTGCAGAAAATGAACTCTTGCCTGTCGATACCTCCTTCGCGAAGGAGCATGTTACCTCCATCAAGGATGAAGAAGAACAGAAaacagaagaggaagaggaagtgagACAGCAAGTGTCTACACTGTCATCCTGGCAGGATGCTAAAGGAGACATAGAGACCACTGTGTTTGACCTCGACCATGAGACCTCTCCCACAACCCCATCCCCAACTCATTCCCCTTCCCCGCCTGACGTCACTGTAGATTTCTTCGACTCTGGATCCCACCGCAAGAACCTTGGCCGACCGACTCTTTCCCCCCATGAGCTTCAGGGCCGTGACCCCACCTCCTGGTCCATGCCCGAGAACTATGACTACACGACCCCCTATGATGACGGTGTGCCTCCCACTGCTGATGATTACCCCTACAGCAGCACTACTGACTCTTACGATGATGACATCTCCACTACTCGATTGCCCTCGAACACCGTTTTCAAGTTCCCCAAAGGAGCCACTGTGGTCGAAGGCCCCCAGGCTCCCCCCGGTGTGGTCGACCCAGTCAGTGGCTCAGAGTGTCGTCAGGGCTTTGTCCGCACCAATGGCTCCTGCAAGTCCCCATGTGACCTGCAGCCCAACTACTGCCTTAATGGGGGCCAGTGCTATGTTATGGAAGGAACCCAAATGTTCTGCAG GTGCAACATCCAGGACTACATGTGGCACAAGGGTGCCCGCTGCGAGTCAGTCATCACGGAGTTCCAGGTGATGTGCATCACCATCGGGGCCTCCTCTCTCATGGTGCTCCTGCTCTTCATGATCGTCGTTTGCTTTGCCAAGAAGCTGCATGTGCTCAAGACAGAGAATAACAAGTTGCGCAAGCGCAG CAGTAAGTACCGTCCTTCCTCGGAGCACCACAATGATAATTTCTCGTTGTCCACCATCGCTGAGGGCTCCCATCCAAATGTAAGGAAACTTTGCGACACCCCTCCTAACCTCCCTCATGCCCGTGCTTTGGCTTACTATGATAACATTATCTGTCAG GATGATCCTAATGCCCAGAACAAGCTGGAGGACCCCGTGAAGTCCCCCCCACCCAAAGAGGACGAGTCGCTGAACATCCAGAACTCGCTCACCCCTAAGCACGAGAACCATAAGGTGCTGGGCGAGGACGACTCTTCGGAGGTAAACTCGCTGCAGAACAACATGATGTAG